In Halodesulfovibrio sp. MK-HDV, a single window of DNA contains:
- a CDS encoding HD-GYP domain-containing protein codes for MAIGALAQREDNRVQSEVLRSLHLFAESLGNAIDAKDHCTCLHSEEVAIIAQAIGIQLELSSMETRLLHIAGHLHDIGKIGIPDSILKKDSALTDEEYQEIKLHPQLGAEIVTPVMGAVGNGEIVKVILHHHERFDGKGYPDGISGFDIPLGARIIAVADSLSAMLQNRPYRDAMEYGDAVEEIIRCAGTQFDPVIVAAFVEIKDGVHDLIQSIRGVGVAV; via the coding sequence ATGGCAATAGGTGCTCTAGCTCAACGTGAAGATAACCGGGTGCAGAGCGAGGTGCTCCGCTCGCTTCATTTGTTTGCAGAATCTTTGGGTAATGCCATTGATGCGAAAGATCACTGCACCTGTCTCCATTCTGAGGAAGTCGCAATTATTGCTCAGGCAATAGGAATACAACTGGAACTTTCGTCGATGGAAACACGGTTGCTCCATATTGCAGGACACTTGCACGATATCGGAAAGATAGGGATTCCTGATTCCATTTTAAAAAAAGACAGTGCTCTCACGGATGAAGAGTATCAGGAAATTAAACTTCACCCGCAATTGGGTGCGGAGATTGTTACGCCAGTCATGGGGGCGGTGGGCAATGGCGAAATAGTCAAAGTCATCCTGCATCACCATGAGCGTTTTGATGGCAAAGGGTATCCAGATGGCATTAGTGGATTCGATATTCCTTTAGGTGCGCGGATTATTGCCGTGGCTGATAGCCTTTCTGCCATGCTGCAAAACAGGCCGTATCGTGACGCTATGGAATATGGAGATGCTGTTGAAGAAATAATCCGATGTGCAGGAACGCAATTTGATCCTGTGATTGTCGCAGCCTTTGTGGAGATTAAGGACGGTGTGCACGACCTTATTCAATCCATTCGCGGCGTCGGCGTTGCTGTGTGA
- a CDS encoding sensor domain-containing diguanylate cyclase, translating to MKENVFNREAKVIRKARSLLSGDVFQQEDGKQSYRDLLMEYEKLVRQSKRLLKMGDRMQHALSSLNEELQLREQTYRGIFENATEGIYRTDAQGTLLEVNTALANMLGYKSAEEYLVSADEIGTAFNNHHVLGQYNEMLNSKQVVKGMQAKLRCAEGDTVWAEINAGVIESQSAEGKQVAGVVGVIADITERKRMMREMCRLARTDCLTSLWNRGYFVELATQEIVRCKRFDNDLSILLVDVDYFKRVNDRFGHDVGDKVLVGVADTLRETLREVDVIARFGGEEFVVMLPDTGLQAAQQAARRVRNAMREQVFAYDQKHPIKVTVSIGVTAYQDSSTSLDLLLKRADTAMYSAKHKGRDRVEYCPLDSVG from the coding sequence GTGAAAGAAAACGTGTTTAACCGCGAGGCAAAAGTTATCCGTAAAGCACGCTCGTTATTGTCGGGAGATGTGTTTCAACAGGAAGACGGAAAACAAAGCTATCGGGACTTGCTTATGGAGTACGAGAAATTAGTACGTCAGAGTAAGCGGTTATTGAAGATGGGGGACAGGATGCAACACGCACTATCTTCATTAAATGAAGAATTGCAATTGCGTGAGCAGACGTATCGGGGAATTTTTGAAAATGCGACGGAGGGCATTTACCGTACAGATGCACAGGGGACATTGCTTGAGGTAAATACGGCGCTTGCGAATATGCTGGGTTATAAATCTGCAGAAGAATATTTAGTCAGTGCGGATGAAATTGGGACTGCTTTTAATAATCATCATGTGCTTGGTCAGTACAACGAAATGTTGAACAGCAAACAGGTGGTGAAGGGGATGCAGGCAAAACTGCGTTGCGCAGAAGGCGATACCGTTTGGGCAGAAATTAATGCCGGTGTTATTGAGTCCCAGTCTGCTGAAGGGAAACAGGTTGCCGGTGTTGTAGGCGTTATTGCGGATATTACAGAACGTAAACGGATGATGCGCGAAATGTGCAGACTTGCCCGTACGGATTGCCTGACCAGCCTCTGGAATCGAGGATACTTTGTAGAACTTGCAACACAGGAAATTGTTCGTTGTAAGCGATTCGATAACGATCTCTCCATACTTCTTGTGGATGTTGATTACTTCAAACGGGTGAATGACAGATTCGGGCATGACGTAGGTGACAAAGTTCTCGTGGGCGTCGCTGATACTCTGCGGGAAACATTGCGAGAAGTGGATGTTATTGCACGGTTCGGGGGGGAAGAATTCGTTGTGATGCTGCCGGATACAGGACTTCAGGCAGCACAGCAGGCAGCGCGCAGAGTGCGTAATGCCATGCGTGAGCAAGTTTTTGCGTATGATCAGAAGCATCCTATAAAAGTCACGGTGAGCATTGGCGTAACAGCGTATCAAGATTCGTCAACGAGTTTGGACTTGCTTCTTAAACGTGCTGATACCGCAATGTATTCTGCAAAGCATAAAGGGCGTGACAGGGTGGAATATTGCCCTTTGGATTCTGTGGGGTAG
- a CDS encoding PP2C family protein-serine/threonine phosphatase, whose translation MTVLRKIVDTIAWSTISGKMTSLLLLLIVGIPLCILVTGEELGRIELYNTLGAWAILGLIATWPLSRVLSYLIALRPIQELNGLCVGMQNGNFTPFEECPPEPSNQDELQKLRHNLFWMGHVIGRRQCELQTTTNKLEEAQRQNRSSLDYAEVIQKAFLPPADGFTDLFSDFFLLWEQRDGVGGDAYWRKETANGFFVAVIDCTGHGVPGAFMTLIVHSLLDGIDIQAYEKNPAGVLSAMNVAIKKAFHSDTKNERPDDGMDCTLLYVDNKRNSMFFAGARNYLFVRRPDGSIEDYKGDRKGVGNEHTPTDAVFTNHEIEIETGTRIYMLTDGFIDQIGEERRLPFGRKLFRNFIAQDYASFEEQREQLRLLFIRYQGTEKRRDDLLVLGAEL comes from the coding sequence ATGACTGTGCTGAGAAAAATTGTGGATACCATCGCATGGTCTACGATCAGCGGAAAAATGACCAGCCTGTTACTACTGCTGATTGTGGGAATACCATTGTGTATTCTCGTTACAGGAGAAGAGCTTGGTCGAATAGAATTATACAATACTCTCGGAGCATGGGCGATTTTGGGGTTGATTGCTACGTGGCCTCTTTCGCGAGTATTATCGTACTTGATTGCGCTGCGTCCTATTCAGGAGTTGAACGGGCTTTGCGTGGGAATGCAGAACGGAAATTTTACGCCCTTTGAAGAGTGTCCGCCCGAACCTTCCAATCAGGACGAATTACAGAAGTTACGGCATAATTTGTTCTGGATGGGGCATGTGATTGGTCGTCGGCAGTGCGAGTTACAAACAACAACGAATAAGTTGGAAGAAGCCCAACGGCAAAATAGAAGCTCGTTGGATTATGCAGAGGTAATTCAAAAAGCTTTTTTACCTCCAGCTGACGGGTTTACTGACCTGTTCAGCGATTTCTTTTTGCTGTGGGAACAACGTGACGGTGTTGGCGGTGATGCATACTGGCGTAAAGAGACTGCGAACGGTTTTTTTGTGGCGGTTATTGATTGTACCGGCCACGGAGTTCCCGGTGCTTTTATGACGCTGATTGTTCATTCCCTGCTGGATGGAATAGATATTCAGGCATATGAAAAAAATCCTGCAGGCGTCCTTTCGGCAATGAATGTTGCTATTAAAAAAGCGTTTCATTCGGACACAAAAAATGAGCGTCCAGATGATGGAATGGACTGCACCCTGTTGTATGTGGATAACAAACGAAATTCTATGTTTTTTGCGGGGGCACGTAACTACCTGTTTGTACGTCGACCTGACGGCAGTATCGAAGATTACAAGGGCGATAGAAAAGGTGTGGGAAATGAGCATACGCCAACGGATGCCGTTTTTACGAACCATGAAATTGAAATAGAAACCGGTACACGAATCTATATGCTCACGGACGGATTCATCGACCAGATCGGAGAAGAGCGACGGTTGCCGTTTGGTCGAAAATTATTCCGCAATTTTATCGCGCAAGATTATGCCAGCTTTGAGGAACAGCGAGAGCAACTTCGATTACTTTTTATTAGGTATCAAGGAACAGAAAAAAGGCGGGACGATTTACTCGTTCTGGGAGCGGAGTTGTAA
- a CDS encoding HMA2 domain-containing protein → MVKNILPKSPIAAAGVGILVGAGIGGIKGWLGVRRGDTTQKEAVAGAIKQGLMFGGIAAVSTLASGSKGGGAGLATMAVMGLSRGSNALPTMLMGMTGGRGGGGGMGAGGMGASSLDFGSMFKTGGGQSAQGGRSGQKGQGGSSGKGGQAGNNQQRTQSEDRKNMSGTPSSGSILDTISNAVADMIIPDAKTDTTQTAQVVSEPEMVQDEVSEKVEPTVQSVVMESEGDAEGMHEDGMALLNQKGQKDQKAQADQNNLAERTNLAGQRDQTDQIDPEDQTGPIDPIDPIDEAEQTKLAGQTDPEDLIDAEDSRAKKNKIKKAKAGQATKAVACKVFSIQFYGEFMDFTTVAKLRKYLSVKHHLPGRIRIAFDKSIITDPEALALVKSPPKMPDAVKKTSLNIFSKSIVIEYDANRIPPQMLEDLINAPSDEVASGIVEKLYALLYES, encoded by the coding sequence ATGGTTAAAAATATTCTTCCCAAATCTCCTATTGCAGCAGCCGGAGTCGGCATTCTTGTGGGAGCTGGCATTGGCGGCATTAAAGGATGGTTAGGTGTCAGGCGCGGCGACACAACACAAAAAGAAGCTGTTGCAGGGGCTATTAAACAGGGATTGATGTTTGGTGGTATTGCAGCTGTTTCTACCCTTGCTTCTGGGAGTAAAGGTGGCGGTGCCGGACTGGCGACAATGGCAGTTATGGGTTTGAGTCGTGGGAGCAATGCGTTGCCTACGATGCTTATGGGCATGACTGGTGGTCGTGGCGGTGGCGGCGGAATGGGTGCCGGAGGCATGGGCGCAAGCAGCTTGGATTTTGGCAGCATGTTTAAAACAGGCGGCGGCCAAAGTGCTCAGGGTGGTCGTTCTGGGCAGAAAGGGCAAGGCGGTTCTTCTGGCAAAGGTGGACAAGCTGGTAACAATCAGCAGAGAACTCAGTCCGAAGATCGTAAAAATATGTCAGGCACACCGTCTTCCGGTTCAATTTTGGATACGATTTCAAACGCTGTTGCTGACATGATCATTCCGGACGCCAAAACAGATACAACCCAAACTGCGCAGGTCGTTTCTGAGCCTGAAATGGTTCAAGATGAAGTGTCGGAGAAAGTAGAACCTACTGTGCAATCTGTTGTGATGGAATCAGAAGGTGATGCCGAAGGCATGCACGAAGACGGCATGGCTCTGCTAAACCAGAAAGGTCAAAAAGATCAGAAAGCTCAGGCAGACCAGAACAATCTGGCTGAGCGAACAAATCTGGCAGGCCAAAGAGATCAGACAGATCAAATAGATCCGGAAGACCAAACAGGCCCAATAGACCCAATAGACCCAATAGACGAGGCAGAGCAAACAAAGTTAGCAGGTCAAACAGATCCGGAAGATTTGATAGATGCAGAAGATTCTCGTGCTAAAAAAAATAAAATTAAAAAAGCCAAAGCAGGGCAAGCAACAAAAGCCGTAGCCTGCAAGGTATTCAGCATACAGTTTTATGGAGAATTTATGGATTTTACTACCGTAGCAAAATTGCGGAAATATTTATCGGTGAAACATCACCTTCCGGGCAGAATTCGTATCGCATTCGACAAATCAATTATCACAGATCCGGAAGCACTTGCGCTTGTAAAATCACCACCGAAAATGCCGGACGCAGTAAAAAAGACCAGCCTGAATATTTTTTCTAAATCAATTGTTATTGAATACGACGCAAACCGCATTCCACCGCAGATGCTTGAGGATTTGATAAATGCACCTTCAGATGAAGTTGCGAGTGGTATTGTGGAAAAATTGTATGCTCTTTTATATGAAAGCTAA
- a CDS encoding SiaB family protein kinase — protein sequence MDFEHQRQQFERDEGVIFYFNGPVSQSVVEGIGDAVRAKMRHDAVGIGVTQKVFTILIEQMQNIVRYSTDRLMEDEFGAEAARGQVIIGQNGDGSYFISSGNRIRSEDATDLYKRIEHVRYMSPDELKVLYKEQRRKAKNGSEKGAGLGLIEMARKSGKPLDFAIEPLDDETSFFSMKVTA from the coding sequence ATGGATTTCGAACACCAGAGACAGCAGTTCGAGCGGGATGAAGGTGTCATTTTTTATTTTAATGGGCCGGTTTCCCAGAGCGTTGTGGAAGGAATTGGCGATGCCGTTCGGGCTAAGATGCGCCATGATGCTGTGGGAATTGGTGTTACGCAAAAAGTGTTCACCATTCTTATCGAACAGATGCAGAACATTGTTCGGTATTCCACTGACCGGTTGATGGAAGACGAATTCGGTGCAGAGGCAGCTCGAGGGCAGGTAATTATCGGGCAGAATGGTGACGGTTCATACTTTATTTCAAGTGGTAATAGAATCCGTAGCGAAGATGCCACTGATTTGTATAAGCGCATTGAGCACGTCCGGTATATGTCTCCTGATGAGCTAAAGGTGCTCTATAAGGAGCAGCGTCGAAAGGCGAAAAACGGTTCAGAAAAAGGCGCCGGACTCGGTTTGATTGAAATGGCTCGCAAGTCCGGAAAGCCGCTTGATTTTGCCATAGAGCCGCTGGATGACGAGACATCTTTTTTTTCAATGAAGGTAACAGCATAG
- a CDS encoding L-serine ammonia-lyase, iron-sulfur-dependent, subunit alpha produces the protein MTKLPSSIFNEVIGPVMTGPSSSHTAAPSRIGNLAGQLAGGKLLRVQVTFETNGSFATTYRGQKSDQGLAAGLMGMFPPDPRLSDALSLIEASGVDLTFVIKDFKADHPNVVLLDIVDEHGGFVFVKALSTGGGRIELNEINGCPIYMAGDYHELVILLPEQVTTSMEQLCSKVEGLLGKSGVVVHGSTVSDNNKKDDAWRGVIVIHTRQTLSSELLSSVKALCGKAEIREVAPVMPVLASAKCEVPFTRAEKLLEWCAEHDDAPLWKAAAVYEAARGNVDEETVLNMMKDIAVVMEAAITTGMTGNFSMRGFLTPTAGKLCSAAEKGKFIPTGMLNKGTVMAVAVMELNSAMGCVVAAPTAGSCGVLPAAVFSTLDELGVPEDLRMEVAAKAMLSAGLIGVFISEQSTFATEVCGCQAECGSAASMAAAALVEMAGGSALAACDAAALAMQNSLGLTCDPVAEQVEVPCIGRNVGAVSNAVSSANLAMFGFKGNLPLDDVICAMWEVGNALPDTLRCTGKGGLCTTPSGVKIKEEVDRIRFAS, from the coding sequence ATGACAAAACTTCCATCAAGTATCTTCAACGAAGTCATAGGGCCAGTAATGACCGGTCCCTCCAGTTCTCATACAGCAGCTCCATCACGTATTGGAAATCTTGCAGGTCAATTAGCAGGCGGTAAGTTATTACGCGTCCAAGTGACATTTGAAACCAATGGTTCTTTTGCCACAACATACAGAGGGCAGAAATCAGATCAGGGATTAGCAGCAGGGTTAATGGGTATGTTCCCACCAGACCCGAGGTTGTCTGACGCTCTTTCGCTCATAGAAGCTTCAGGAGTAGATCTGACTTTCGTAATAAAAGATTTTAAAGCTGATCATCCAAACGTTGTGCTCTTGGACATCGTTGATGAGCATGGCGGCTTTGTTTTTGTGAAAGCATTGTCCACCGGCGGCGGGCGGATAGAGTTGAATGAAATTAATGGTTGCCCGATCTATATGGCTGGCGACTATCATGAACTTGTTATTCTTCTTCCAGAGCAAGTAACAACCTCTATGGAACAACTTTGTAGCAAGGTAGAAGGACTGCTTGGAAAATCCGGCGTTGTTGTTCACGGAAGTACTGTGAGTGACAACAATAAAAAAGACGACGCATGGCGAGGGGTGATTGTTATTCATACTCGTCAGACGCTGTCTTCTGAGTTGCTCAGTAGTGTAAAAGCGCTTTGCGGCAAAGCTGAGATTCGGGAAGTTGCGCCAGTTATGCCGGTGCTTGCTTCTGCCAAGTGCGAAGTTCCATTTACTCGTGCAGAAAAATTGCTCGAATGGTGCGCGGAACATGATGATGCACCGTTATGGAAAGCAGCTGCGGTCTATGAGGCAGCGCGTGGTAATGTTGATGAGGAAACTGTTCTGAATATGATGAAAGATATTGCTGTGGTAATGGAAGCGGCCATTACAACGGGCATGACCGGTAATTTCTCAATGAGAGGTTTTCTTACACCGACTGCCGGTAAGCTGTGCAGTGCTGCTGAGAAGGGCAAATTTATTCCGACCGGAATGCTGAATAAAGGAACGGTGATGGCTGTTGCTGTGATGGAATTAAATTCAGCAATGGGCTGCGTTGTAGCTGCTCCAACAGCCGGTTCCTGCGGAGTATTACCAGCGGCTGTTTTTAGTACACTTGATGAACTCGGTGTGCCTGAAGATTTACGAATGGAAGTTGCAGCAAAGGCTATGTTATCTGCTGGTCTTATCGGCGTATTTATTAGTGAGCAATCGACATTTGCCACTGAAGTTTGTGGTTGTCAGGCGGAGTGTGGCTCTGCAGCCAGTATGGCAGCAGCTGCTTTGGTGGAAATGGCTGGTGGATCAGCACTGGCTGCTTGTGATGCAGCGGCACTTGCTATGCAGAACTCTTTAGGGCTTACGTGTGACCCCGTGGCAGAGCAGGTAGAAGTTCCTTGCATTGGGCGTAATGTCGGGGCGGTAAGTAACGCTGTTTCTTCCGCAAATTTAGCCATGTTTGGCTTTAAGGGCAATTTGCCGCTTGATGACGTAATTTGCGCTATGTGGGAAGTGGGGAACGCTCTTCCGGATACGCTACGATGCACAGGAAAAGGTGGATTATGCACCACTCCTTCTGGCGTCAAAATTAAAGAAGAAGTCGATAGAATTCGTTTTGCCTCATAG
- a CDS encoding DUF4345 domain-containing protein, whose translation MTEMTPAEMLLLISSIGLLPIALCYGLYPKTTLKKLYNVEVRTINMANIFRAIMGLYLANIAYWMLAFWGFIGTRAALGSLTVFMLGLAFGRTVSWCVDGKANMLLVIYLALEVFLGCTGLFLALTM comes from the coding sequence ATGACCGAGATGACTCCTGCTGAGATGCTCTTACTTATAAGTTCAATAGGCCTGCTCCCTATTGCACTTTGCTATGGGCTCTATCCGAAAACGACGTTGAAAAAACTCTACAACGTTGAAGTTCGTACAATAAATATGGCTAATATTTTCCGTGCAATAATGGGTCTGTATCTTGCCAACATTGCGTATTGGATGCTTGCTTTTTGGGGTTTTATAGGCACAAGGGCAGCACTTGGATCACTCACGGTATTTATGCTCGGACTAGCATTTGGCCGCACCGTCAGCTGGTGTGTCGATGGCAAAGCAAACATGCTGCTGGTGATTTATCTTGCTCTCGAAGTATTTCTCGGTTGCACAGGATTATTCCTTGCGCTGACAATGTAA
- a CDS encoding DUF1987 domain-containing protein, producing MEEFIVVETKSSPRIAFNPLTHCHEITGESYPENCSKFYGPMFEWLETYLGNVSSVRLELSIDILYFNSSSSKVFMDLFDLLDDAASLNTDVVVNWRYHEDNELALECGEEFMEDVQNIHFNLVSYQ from the coding sequence ATGGAAGAATTTATTGTTGTTGAGACAAAGTCCTCACCACGAATAGCGTTTAATCCTTTGACGCATTGTCATGAGATTACCGGTGAATCGTACCCTGAAAATTGTTCAAAATTTTATGGCCCCATGTTTGAGTGGCTTGAAACATATTTGGGTAATGTCAGCAGTGTCAGGCTCGAGCTCTCAATAGATATTTTGTACTTTAATAGCTCCAGTTCAAAAGTTTTTATGGATTTGTTTGATCTTCTCGATGATGCCGCGTCGTTAAACACGGATGTTGTTGTTAATTGGCGCTACCATGAGGATAACGAACTGGCTTTGGAATGCGGTGAAGAATTTATGGAAGATGTTCAAAACATACATTTTAATCTGGTGAGCTATCAGTAG